ACCTATATGAATTGGATTAAATGACCCACCAAATATACCGATGTCCATTTTATTTTCTAATTATTTTTCATCGCGAAGACTCAAAATACACGAAAAAAACGAGACCTTTTGAAAAGTTGCATTATATAAATGGATATCTATAAGTCAATAAAAATGGGATCGTTTTTCATTGACTCATGGGAAAACGTGTGCTAGCATCTGATATACATTACATAACGATTCCGAGTATTCTCTACAAGCAGAAAGGGTTTAATTGAAGATAGCATATTTTGACTGTTTTTCCGGGATTAGCGGTGATATGACCCTTGGTGCCCTTGTAGATGCAGGACTTGATATTAACCTGCTAAGGGATGAGCTTGCGCAACTCCACCTCCATGGGTACGAAATATCCGCAGAAAAGGTAAAACGTACCGGGATAAGTGGAACAAAGGTTCATGTAACAATCTCCCCAAAGGATAACCATGTCCGCGGATTCCATCATGGTCACCATCACAATTCACACTTAAAACTTTCTGATATACAGGCCATTATAGAAAAAAGCCCCCTTCGCCACGACATTAAGGATGATAGTATCAGGATTTTTCAAAGGCTCGCAATGGCCGAGGCAAAAATCCATGATACCCCAATAGACAATATCCATTTCCACGAAGTTGGCGCAATCGACTCAATAATCGACATCGTTGGCTCTGTAATTGCCATAAAGCGTTTAGGGATTGAAAAGATATATTTTTCTCCTATTCCCACAGGATGCGGATTCACAACCTGTGAACACGGCACATTCCCAGTTCCAGCTCCTGCAACAGCGGAACTTCTGAAGAATCAATTGCTAAAATCTGTCAATATAGAAAAGGAATTAACCACACCCACCGGGGCTGCCATAGTAACCACGCTGGGCGAGGGCCTGTTCACAAATCCGGAAATGAAAACCCTTCAGATTGGTTATGGCGCCGGCAGTAATGATAATCCTAACATCCCTAATTTATTACGTATTTTTATTGGAGAAACGTCAGACCAGAAATCCGATGAAATGTGGGTTGTCGAGACAAACATAGACAATATGCCGGGTGAGATCCTGGGCTATGTTATGGATAAATTATTTCAAGCCGGTGCCGTGGATGTTTATTTCACATCAATTCAGATGAAAAAGGAACGGCCTGGAATAATCATTGGCATTATAGTATCTGAATTGAATCTGCTCTCGGTTGAATCAGTCTTGTTCAATCAAACAACCACCTTTGGCATAAGGAAATATAAAGTAATCCGTAAAGTACTCACACGGGAATTCAAAGAATTGGATAGCCCGTTAGGGAAAATAAAAATCAAGATCGGGACATTTGATGGCGATATCAAAAACATTTCTCCTGAATATGAAGATTGCAAGAGAATTGCGGAGGAAAAAGGCATCCCTCTCAAACAAGTTTATAACATCGTTTCAAAAGAATTTGGCAAATTCTGATTTCTTGAAACAAGACCCTGCCAGGCCATCTGGCATAATTTTTTGATAACTACTCAGCCATCAAACCGTTCCCAGGTTCAGGGTGATAACACATGAAAATAATGAAAACCCCAAACCTCCCTATTCTTATTTTAATCCTTGTGGCTTCATCACAACTCATCTACCTAAACTCTTTATCAAATCAATTTGTTTACGATGATGAATTTACCATCGTAAATAATCATTTTATAAAAACATGGAGCAATTTACCGTTACTTTTTAATCAGGAATATTTCAGGTTTTCTGGAGAATTGAGTTATCGTCCGGTAGTCACCCTGACATATTTTTTCGATTTTGCTTTGTGGAAACTGAACCCTTTTGGGTTCCACTTCAGTAACTTACTTTTACATACCATCAATTCTGTTTTACTTTTTTTCTTGTTTATGCAGGTATTTAAAAACCGGATGACTTCCTTTACAGCAGTTCTTCTATTCCTAAGCCATCCAGTCCTTTCTGAAACGGTGAATGCAGTAAGTTATCGTGAAGATCTCCTTGGAGCCACATTTTTTATAGCAGCTTTCTTGCTGTACCTTACATCATGTAAGGATGAACGACGGTTTAGCCCCCTTTCTTTTGCCTCTCTGGCATGCTATTTTTTCGGTGTATTCTCCAAGGAAATGGCGGTTACATTGCCATTCTTTATCTTTTTGTATGATATTATATTTACAAAAAAACCAAACCTCCGCTACAAATTTATCCATTATTACCCAGGCTATATTTTTGTGGCTGCTTTTTATCTCGTGATACGATTTGTAATTTTGCACAACCCGGTAGAATCACATGTCGCATATCCTGGCGATAGCATTTTTGTTAACTTTCTGACGATGTCCAAGGTACTCGCCTCTTATATTGTACTCTTCCTCTCCCCTTTTAATCTTTGCGCAGATTATGTTGTACCCAGTTCTAGCTCTCTCTTGGATATATCCTTCATTCTGTCGTTCTTGCTCCTTTTTACCACTGCTGTTATTGCCTATAGAATGTTTTTTTACTCAAAAATAGCGTTCTTTGCTATTCTGTGGTTTTTTATCAGTTTGTTACCGGTATTAAACATAGTACCTATTGAGAACATTATGGCTGAGAGATATCTCTATCTGCCTATCCTGGGTTTTTGTATGCTGGGTGGAAACCTCTTCATGCTTCATGATAACAAATTTGGATCTTTCGATAAACCCCGCAGGGTACACGATGGTTGCAACCAGGCACAAAATAAGGATCAGGTGTCTGGAGTCAGAAATCCGGCTCCTTACGTATACCCGCCGTACTTTGCAAAAAACCTTGTTCAAAAAAAGGGACTTTTAGCGTGGAATGCTATAGCTTTCTCGGTGTTGATTTTTGTATTGATATCTTTTTCAATTACGACAATACGAAGAAACAATATCTGGATAAATCAAATGGTCTTGTGGACGGATACAGCGAAAAGATCCCCCAATAGTTTCAAGACTCACAATAATTTGGGGAACATGTATCGGGATACCGGCAGATTAGATGAGGCAGTAGCAGAGTTTAAACATGCGCTAACATTGTATGATGGCTCTATGGATGCACATAATAACCTCGGAGTTACTTACCGGAAAAAAGGTATGCTTGATGAGGCCATGCTTGAATATCAAAAGGTGTTGAGGTTAAATCCACGGTATCCCTATGCCCACAATAATCTTGGAGTCCTGTATGCCAAATCCAATCTTCTCGATTTAGCCATCGATGAATTTCATAATGCTATTGCAAGTAAGCCTGATTACTCTGATGCTCATAACAATCTTGGAGCCACTTATATAAGAAAAGGGCTTCATGAAAAGGCTATACAAGCATGTTTAGAGGCCATCAAATATAATGATCGTTATAAAGACGCATATTACAACTTAAGCGCGGCCTACTTTAACACGAAACAACTCGATAAAGCACTCGAAGCATCCAGAATGGCTTTATCAATAGACCCAAACCATTGGAATGCACAAGAAATATTTCATTTAATTTGTGAACAAAAAGGTTTGGCAGAGAAAAAATGATATACAGAAAATGGCTGTTGCGGTTATTTAAAATTTATAAATTGCACGGCAAAATCATAATTCTGATCTTTAATCGTCTTTATTATTGTTTGTAAATCATCTATCTTTTGTCCCGATACCCGAACCTTATCTTCCTGAATCTGTGCCTGTACTTTGAGTTTTAGACCTTTTATAAATTTGACGAGTTCTCTGGCCTTTTCCATAGGGATGCCAGATTGAAAGGTAAGAACCTGCCGGACAGTACCCCCTAATGCCTTCTCTGCCTTGCCAAAATTAAGTGCTTTCAGGGGGATTCCTCTTTTTTCGAACTTCTCTTTTAAAATATCTGTCAGGCATCCCATTTTATAATCATCATCAGCAATTAATGTTATCGAGTTATCACTGTTAAACGTAATGGACGATTTGCTTCCCTTAAAGTCATATCGTACTGCTATCTGTTTTCTGGCCTGATCAACTGCATTATTAACCTCGTGCATTTCTACCTTACATACGATGTCAAATGAATGCATTTCTGCCATGCTGTTATCTCCTTAAAATCTATGTTCAAAACGGGATATCAAATTTTATTTTTCAATTGCTTTTCACTATTTCGAAGCTGCACCTTAATCTTGTTATTAATAGCCCAATTTTCTTATTTCTTCCTCAGTAAAACCAACAAAATGTGCCACTTCGTGGCGTATTACTTCTTTTATTCTTTGCTTAATCTCCTCATCAGAACAGCAGATTTTTTCAATATTTTTTTGAAACAGGGTAATCCTTTCCGGCATGGTACCGGATTGCCAAACACTTTTCTTGCTGAGCGGCACACCCTGAAATAAACCAAGTAATGTTGTATTTGACATCAACCTCAATTTTTCCAACACATACCTGTTTGGTTTGTCCTCTACAACAACAGATACATTTGATAGTCGATCCTTCAATTTTTGCGGCAAATCATTAATAGCATCAATCACAAATTGGTCGAAAACTGCCCCATGCTGTATGCCATGATCTTTCGGAACTGTTTCACTAGATAAGTACTCACCAATTTCACTAATCTTATATTTACTCATAAATATTTTACTTATGAAAAAGATTATTCCGCCTACCATGGCAAACGTGACCCAGAAGTTCCAGCCATGCACCAGCATAACACCCCCTATTGCTCCCAAAAGGGCAATAATCGTGAAAAATCCTAATAGCACATAAAACCCTTTTGTATTCCTGAAGATTATTTTACCGGCAATAAGAGGAACCAACTCCATACCGCAGCCAAAACATTTCATACTCCTGTTCTGACTGTATTCATCGGGATGAAACACTTTACCACAATGAAAGCATTTTAATAACTCCGGGTTTTTCTCCATAAATTTTGCCTATGTAATTAGAAATTATACCCAGCGCTGCCAATGAACACCCTGTCCTCTTTTTCCTTACCCTCACCTGGTGTATTGTCGTACTGATCGAGTAATTCCAGATTTACTAATAAAGACTTTGTAAGGTTTTGCTTTATTCCCACACCTGAATCCAATCGCCAGTCATTAAGATCTTCAGCACTCTGTACATATTCAGCTTTTGCATAAAATGCAGTAGTAGGAAGGATTTTCCAATCGAAATATTGTCCTACCCTTATACCCAATGTTTCCTCTACACCCCCCTCCTGAAACCTTTCGCGGGTATAAGCTGGTCCTCCTTCAGCTTTATATTTTAGGACATCATTCTTAAGAATAAAACGATAACCCATACCAGGCGATGAAATAAGGCGATAATTTAAATTCTCAATCTCATCATGCTCAAAGTACTGATTGAAAAAGGAATATAACCTGAGGGTGTGCTTATATTCGTATTTCGCAGTAGCACGTTGTTCATTAACAGTTTCTACATCTTCATCTGTATCTTTGTTAGTTACTACTTCATAAAGGGCGAGCGCATCAAAAAACATATTATCTCGTTTTCTTTCATTAGTGAAACTTCCCTTTACATTCGTTGATGTTGACTCTGTATTTCCATCTTTAATATTAATACCGGCACCAACATTTCCTTTCCACGTCTTAGGCGGGGTAGAAGGACTCTGTCCAGGCATAACTTTTGTTTCGAAAGTACCGGGAGAAGTACCTTGCGGTTCTGATTTCCCTACTTTTTTTATGTCAGAAACAGTGGGACTAACAGCGTCTGTTTGTGCCAATTGTTTCAGTCCTTGCTCAAATAAAGGACGACGTGTTATCTTCTCTTCGGGATAAATATCCGATATCTTATCCGTTGTCGTAAGATTTATGCCTTTAACAGATAAACTATTCTCAGTTTTAAGAATAGAAAATTTTTTCTGTGTTTCACCATGATGTACTATAATGATCTCCTTGTCTCTTGAAATAAGACTGATAATGCGCCATTGAAGAAAGCTAATGCTGTCACCACTGTGTCTGATAGAAAGATAGTCCTTATCGACGTCCACCACTTCTCCTTCTATAATATCGCCGTCGATTGTTTTGATCTCATCAGGAAATACCCTATCCATAAGACATAAATATACAAATAAAAAAAATAAAAATCCTAACTTACGCATCCGCCTTCTTTATCCTGATTGCCATCTTGTTTAACATGTTCCTGTATATCTTGGAAAGGAAAAGGTACTACTGAACGTATATGAATATCCCTTTGGGGGAAGGCAATTTGGATTTGATTCC
This Candidatus Brocadia sp. DNA region includes the following protein-coding sequences:
- the larC gene encoding nickel pincer cofactor biosynthesis protein LarC; protein product: MKIAYFDCFSGISGDMTLGALVDAGLDINLLRDELAQLHLHGYEISAEKVKRTGISGTKVHVTISPKDNHVRGFHHGHHHNSHLKLSDIQAIIEKSPLRHDIKDDSIRIFQRLAMAEAKIHDTPIDNIHFHEVGAIDSIIDIVGSVIAIKRLGIEKIYFSPIPTGCGFTTCEHGTFPVPAPATAELLKNQLLKSVNIEKELTTPTGAAIVTTLGEGLFTNPEMKTLQIGYGAGSNDNPNIPNLLRIFIGETSDQKSDEMWVVETNIDNMPGEILGYVMDKLFQAGAVDVYFTSIQMKKERPGIIIGIIVSELNLLSVESVLFNQTTTFGIRKYKVIRKVLTREFKELDSPLGKIKIKIGTFDGDIKNISPEYEDCKRIAEEKGIPLKQVYNIVSKEFGKF
- a CDS encoding tetratricopeptide repeat protein, with product MKIMKTPNLPILILILVASSQLIYLNSLSNQFVYDDEFTIVNNHFIKTWSNLPLLFNQEYFRFSGELSYRPVVTLTYFFDFALWKLNPFGFHFSNLLLHTINSVLLFFLFMQVFKNRMTSFTAVLLFLSHPVLSETVNAVSYREDLLGATFFIAAFLLYLTSCKDERRFSPLSFASLACYFFGVFSKEMAVTLPFFIFLYDIIFTKKPNLRYKFIHYYPGYIFVAAFYLVIRFVILHNPVESHVAYPGDSIFVNFLTMSKVLASYIVLFLSPFNLCADYVVPSSSSLLDISFILSFLLLFTTAVIAYRMFFYSKIAFFAILWFFISLLPVLNIVPIENIMAERYLYLPILGFCMLGGNLFMLHDNKFGSFDKPRRVHDGCNQAQNKDQVSGVRNPAPYVYPPYFAKNLVQKKGLLAWNAIAFSVLIFVLISFSITTIRRNNIWINQMVLWTDTAKRSPNSFKTHNNLGNMYRDTGRLDEAVAEFKHALTLYDGSMDAHNNLGVTYRKKGMLDEAMLEYQKVLRLNPRYPYAHNNLGVLYAKSNLLDLAIDEFHNAIASKPDYSDAHNNLGATYIRKGLHEKAIQACLEAIKYNDRYKDAYYNLSAAYFNTKQLDKALEASRMALSIDPNHWNAQEIFHLICEQKGLAEKK
- a CDS encoding YajQ family cyclic di-GMP-binding protein, yielding MHSFDIVCKVEMHEVNNAVDQARKQIAVRYDFKGSKSSITFNSDNSITLIADDDYKMGCLTDILKEKFEKRGIPLKALNFGKAEKALGGTVRQVLTFQSGIPMEKARELVKFIKGLKLKVQAQIQEDKVRVSGQKIDDLQTIIKTIKDQNYDFAVQFINFK
- a CDS encoding metallopeptidase family protein; translation: MEKNPELLKCFHCGKVFHPDEYSQNRSMKCFGCGMELVPLIAGKIIFRNTKGFYVLLGFFTIIALLGAIGGVMLVHGWNFWVTFAMVGGIIFFISKIFMSKYKISEIGEYLSSETVPKDHGIQHGAVFDQFVIDAINDLPQKLKDRLSNVSVVVEDKPNRYVLEKLRLMSNTTLLGLFQGVPLSKKSVWQSGTMPERITLFQKNIEKICCSDEEIKQRIKEVIRHEVAHFVGFTEEEIRKLGY
- a CDS encoding DUF481 domain-containing protein: MRKLGFLFFLFVYLCLMDRVFPDEIKTIDGDIIEGEVVDVDKDYLSIRHSGDSISFLQWRIISLISRDKEIIIVHHGETQKKFSILKTENSLSVKGINLTTTDKISDIYPEEKITRRPLFEQGLKQLAQTDAVSPTVSDIKKVGKSEPQGTSPGTFETKVMPGQSPSTPPKTWKGNVGAGINIKDGNTESTSTNVKGSFTNERKRDNMFFDALALYEVVTNKDTDEDVETVNEQRATAKYEYKHTLRLYSFFNQYFEHDEIENLNYRLISSPGMGYRFILKNDVLKYKAEGGPAYTRERFQEGGVEETLGIRVGQYFDWKILPTTAFYAKAEYVQSAEDLNDWRLDSGVGIKQNLTKSLLVNLELLDQYDNTPGEGKEKEDRVFIGSAGYNF